Proteins encoded within one genomic window of Glandiceps talaboti chromosome 3, keGlaTala1.1, whole genome shotgun sequence:
- the LOC144433338 gene encoding monocarboxylate transporter 10-like, translating to MHESSNARRPEGSFRWVIVFASFWINGTVCSVFNSFGILLVAMLEEPALVESGANASNAAWIGSTTFGLMFLLGAVVGVLNDKFGCRVVSAVGCSIACLASLSSAFVRSLGLLYLTYGVLLGIGLSAPYTTPFVVVNRYFDKRLGLATGLVTAGSGVFTLVFPPILSKLIDVIGLWKSMFAISGFLFLMIFCSLTFRPVQSGDGPTSDRTGESGHQEADSDSVLNEQNNENDGHIANGGGNECQAKGEKKKERERPRRPSFIRRHLNVEIWKNKRYRIYAAAIPLAFLGYFVPFVHLINHVKHVLPDVNGSILLTCLGASSLVSRVLSGLLADKVNSIILHQISILGLGILTMLLPVSTLHFAGVVVAVLLMGIFDGCFVCLISRNATKIVGEKNSSQAIGFVHGFISIPATIGPPIAGFIFDETGSYNLAFIIFGIPFLIAAGLMFFLKDRRTQPAENGNDSNSSTHTVT from the exons ATGCATGAAAGCTCAAATGCTAGGAGGCCCGAAGGATCTTTTAGATGGGTCATTGTTTTTGCATCTTTCTGGATTAACGGCACAGTATGTAGTGTATTTAATTCATTTGGAATTCTCCTCGTTGCTATGCTAGAAGAGCCTGCATTGGTTGAATCAGGCGCTAATGCATCTAATGCGG CTTGGATTGGCTCTACAACATTTGGTCTGATGTTTTTACTGGGTGCTGTAGTCGGtgttttaaatgataaattcGGTTGTCGCGTCGTGTCAGCTGTTGGGTGTAGCATTGCCTGCCTGGCTAGTTTGTCTTCCGCGTTTGTCAGAAGTCTTGGCCTCTTATATTTGACATATGGTGTTTTACTCGGTATCGGACTGTCTGCTCCCTATACAACACCTTTTGTCGTTGTAAATAGATACTTCGACAAACGTCTTGGACTCGCTACCGGTCTTGTGACGGCCGGTAGTGGTGTGTTCACCCTAGTATTCCCACCAATTCTGTCTAAATTAATTGACGTGATTGGTCTGTGGAAATCGATGTTTGCTATCAGTGGTTTCTTGTTTCTGATGATATTCTGCTCGCTTACATTTAGGCCAGTACAATCGGGGGACGGGCCAACATCTGATAGAACAGGAGAAAGTGGACATCAGGAGGCGGACTCAGACAGCGTGCTAAAcgaacaaaataatgaaaatgatggACATATCGCGAATGGGGGAGGAAACGAATGTCAGGCAAAAGGggaaaagaagaaagaaagagaaagacCAAGGCGTCCTAGTTTTATTAGGCGACATCTAAACGTTgaaatatggaaaaataaaCGATACAGAATCTACGCAGCTGCAATACCGCTCGCATTTCTTGGATATTTTGTTCCCTTCGTTCACCTG ATCAACCATGTCAAACATGTTTTGCCAGATGTGAACGGTTCAATCCTGCTTACGTGTCTAGGGGCGTCTTCTTTAGTTTCACGAGTGCTTTCTGGCCTTTTAGCTGACAAAGTGAATTCCATTATACTTCACCAAATATCTATCCTCGGCCTTGGTATTCTCACCATGCTGTTACCAGTGTCTACGTTACACTTTGCTGGAGTAGTTGTTGCAGTACTTCTGATGGGAATCTTTGATGGGTGTTTTGTGTGTCTGATAAGTAGAAATGCAACTAAAATTGTTGGCGAAAAAAACAGTTCACAAGCCATCGGATTTGTGCATGGATTTATTTCAATACCAGCTACTATTGGACCTCCCATAGCAG GGTTCATCTTTGACGAGACTGGGTCCTATAATCTTGCATTTATCATTTTTGGGATACCATTTTTGATCGCAGCAGGCCTGATGTTTTTCCTCAAAGATAGACGGACCCAACCAGCAGAGAATGGAAATGATTCCAATAGCAGTACACATACTGTTACCTGA